The genomic stretch GCACGACAAATGGAAGACATGCTGATTTCCCATGGCATCTACAACCTGATCATTTTCGTGCTGGCCATCTATGTGGGCTACCACGTGGTGTGGAACGTCACCCCGGCGCTGCACACGCCGCTGATGGCGGTCACCAACGCCATCTCGGCCATCGTCATCGTCGGTGCCATGCTGGCGGCGGCGCTGACCGTAACGCCCGCCGGCAAGCTGATGGGCACGCTGGCCGTGGCCTTGGCGGCGGTCAACGTGTTCGGTGGCTTCCTGGTCACCCGTCGCATGCTTGAGATGTTCAAGAAGAAAGCCAAGAACGAGGCGAAGAAGTAAGCATGAGCATGAATCTGGTAACGCTTCTCTACCTGGTCGCCTCGATCTGCTTCATCCAGGCGCTCAAGGGCCTTTCGCACCCGACCACGTCACGCCGCGGCAACCTGTTCGGCATGATCGGCATGGGCTTGGCAATCGTCACCACGGTTGGCCTCA from Pseudomonas kermanshahensis encodes the following:
- a CDS encoding NAD(P) transhydrogenase subunit alpha gives rise to the protein MEDMLISHGIYNLIIFVLAIYVGYHVVWNVTPALHTPLMAVTNAISAIVIVGAMLAAALTVTPAGKLMGTLAVALAAVNVFGGFLVTRRMLEMFKKKAKNEAKK